The following is a genomic window from Apodemus sylvaticus chromosome 10, mApoSyl1.1, whole genome shotgun sequence.
TATAGGCATGTATAGATTTATTTGTAAACAAAGGTGAGAGAATCGTGTTCATTTGCTCTACAGAGGACTGGTCTGCAATCTCTGTGAGTCCTTCCTGATCTTTGAAGAGCAAGATCATGAAGATGTCTTTCCCGCCTCTGACTCATAATTTTGAGGAGAGGACATGAATGTTGATTGTTTTTTGTAGGAATAATCTCTATGCCCGATTGGGTCTTTTTGAGACCGGATCTCACAGATAGATCCCAGCCTCTGGAAGCTGCTGTATAGCTGAGAATTACCTGGAACTTCTGATTCCAGCCTTTGTCACCTTACCCGAGTTTCtgcagtgctagggatcaaacccagggcttcagctTATTGGGCCATTGCTGTGTCAACTAAGTGCGGCCTCAGTCTTGTTGGGGCATCTTGAGAGAAGCTGGCCTCATTGGATAACTTTCCAGGGAAGGCAAATTCCTAAAGCCCTTTTCACATTGCCATGAAACACAGGTAAACTGGCTGAAGGTGACAGGATCTGCAGTAAGTGAAGGGCTCTGCAGCCTAATTGCAGATATTGCATCACAGAGTAGTTGAGTGCATTGTCCAGGAGGTGAATTGAAGCATAGCTCTGGGAAGGAGCTGTGGCTTTCAGGGACTCTAAGAGGTGCCACTGCCCTCTGGTTTATTCTCCTTTCCTTGGAGACTTCATTTTCTGAGACATTGTTTGGAAAGTGAGACTCAAGGAAACCCCTCATGGTTGGTTACCAGGGTTTTCTTGGTTCCTGAAAAGGCGTTGATTGTTGCTTAAAATACATACCAGCAGTTCTCTTTCCATAGAAACTCAGTGTTTCCAAGCTCCAGGCTTTTTCACTTCAGTTGGAATTGACTTGCTCAGAGTACATTTATTCCTCTGAAGTTGTAGTCTGATAAAATAAGAGCATGTGTGAGCTAGCCCCTCTAATCACATAAGTATTTACTATATTACTGTGTGTATTTAGTGTGCCACAgctttattatgtttatattacACATATGGATTGTgttcatgaaattaaaaatgtttagatcattttcttgcttttcagatgcattatttgtttttcttttggtggtggtggtggtgacttggtttttttgtttgtttgtcttatttttattttttattgaaacagagtttctctagtcctgactgtcctgaaacttgctctgtagaccaggctggcctcaaactcagactgtctctgcttcctgagttctgggagtaaaggcatgcgccatcataCCCCCAAgcttgctcttttcttttcttttcttttcttttcttttcttttcttttttctcctcctcctccttctcctcctgatttatttatttatttattttatgtatatgagtacactgtagctgtacagatggtattgagccatcatgtggatgctgggaattggactcaggaccactgctgaactcaggaccactgcttgctccagcccaaagatttattgttgttttattgttatatgtaagtacactgtagctgtcttcagacacaccagaagagggcatcagatctcattacagatggttgtgagccaccatgtggttgctgggatttgaactcatttggaagagcagttagtgctcttaactgccctGTATAACACATTTGTTTTGTCTCATACTGAAAGTTTTTCTAGCAAGCAATAGTGTAAAGTGGGACAAAACAGGTTGACAGGGTGCCCACCCTTGCCAGAAGGAGTCTTATATTTTAGATTTGAGATTAATCCACCAGAAGGGGAGGTGGCAGGTGAAGCAGCAAGCACGAGGTAGAAGTCACACCATTCGTTTTTCTGCAGAGCAGAGTGGGGCAGGGCTGCCCTCAGCTCAGGTGAAAGTAGGTTAGGTTTACTTAGTCTTGGGCTGTTAGATGAGCATTGGTTGCCAAGAGCTGTGGCTCAAACTTGGTCTGTTAAAGTGCACATTGATTTTTAAACCTGAGTTTAGCAGAGTAGTGGATGGCCTGAACTCTCTCTTCCTTAAGTAGAAGTATGTGGTTATGTTTCTCTCTGGCTATCACTTTCCAGAGCCATCCCTGACCTGTCACACTGCGTGTCTCCATGCTcattttcctgttcttttttcACTGGAGTTAGCTTGTGTTTTCACGCTCTCTTTGGGATGAATCTCTAAAGTAGCACAGCACATGTTTGGCACATAGGAAGCCCCCGGGAAGAATAGAGAAGAGGGGTGTTTGCCAGAAATTGCATGCAGTAACTAGATGCTGTATTTGGGGGTTTGTTTCATTGGCTCTCTTCATGCTGACTCTAGACCAGTCTTTGCTTACCTGTTTCTTTAGTTTGAAGGTTCTGAGTTGGGAAGGATGAAGGGGAAGACTTTTCTgagtctttttttctctctccctagcTTGCCAGCAAAGCACGGacggagaaggaggagaagctgAGCCAGGCCTATGCAATCAGTGCTGGTGTCTCCCTGGAGGGTCAACAGCTCTTCCAGACCATTCACAAGACGTGAGTTGGGGGAGCATGGGGGTTCCTATTCCTAGAGCTGATACTGTCTGCCTGGCTTCTGGGTGGTTGTCTTCTGAAAGTGTACCAGGGCAGCTAGGGTAGCTGTTGGCAGCAGATTGGCATCCAGAGATGTGGCACTTGGAGTTTCCTTTGCACTGAATACTGTGCTCCTCAGTTAGTCATTGCATTCTTTCTGTTTGTGAACGCTTGTTGGAGATTGCGTTGTCTTGTAAGGGTATCTGGTAATAGTAATTTAGAGCTCACGATTAgcttcttgtttgttgttgttattgctatcTTTACCTCTAAGATAGCTTGTGGTTTTATTAAGGGAAGTTATATCACTTTCTCTAGTTTGCCTTGGGACAAATACAGGGCGCTATGAAGAACAGAAGGCGACCTTTTTACCTCCTCCTAAAGCACATGTTGTCACAGCAGAAGTCATTTGACTCTCTACTAGCTTCCCTAAGTGCTGAAAAGCTGGAACATTTGACACCCtcctcagcccccctccccccacaggctGCCTTCTGTTACCCTGTTTAACCACCCAGGGTCTGATGCACAGATGGCAGCTGGCTGTAAAACTGTCTGGGGCTGGGTGTATCTGAGCATTTCCAGGTACGTGGAGGAATTCTCTTAGTAGCATCAGCTGCCCTGGGATTCCCCATGTGTGAATTTAGATGGGTCTTCCTGGTCTGGCAGGTGTCTACCTAGCTGGTAATTGAGCGGGGCCAGTCGGGGCATGGCTTGCATGGTTGAGGGTAGAGTCTGAGGCTGGGGAAGCAAAGTGTACAGATCATTAGTTCTAGAAGTTCTATTTTTTTCCCCTAGGTCAAGGGTGGGCAGATTACGCCAGCAAGACAGATCTGCCCCTTGTGTAGGTGTCATCTGTTGGCAGATTTGTAGCCGCTTATGATCTGACACCATCTAGAAAGCAGTTGGCAGCCTCTGCTCTAGACGTCTAAGTCAGTTCTAGTGGTTTAGGTCGGTTGTTCATTTGTAAtttggcttgagcatctgagactgCCACCAACTGTCTTATGATTCTCCAGGCCCCTGGTGCTTCAGACTAACAGTTCTGGGCTCTCCCTGGGATAATGTGCATTACTGACGTTGCTTTCCCGTCCACAGACACCCGAAGAATGCTTATTGTCTCCTCTCTCTGGCTCAGTAGAGAGCTGAGAACTTGGGGTCAGCCTATTAGTCTTgtggtgtttctttttcttttctgttcttttcaagacagggtttctctgtgtagccctagctgtcctggaacttggtctgtagactggcttcaaattcatgtccacctgcctctgaagtTGGTTCTTCATTAGATGGGAGGAATGGGGTGTCCACAGGCTATCACAATCACCTATATCCTTCTCCTTTCAGCATTAAAGACTGTAAATGGCAAGAAAAAAACATCGTAGTCATGGAAGAAGTTGTTATTACACCGCCATATCAAGTGGAAAATTGTAAAGGCAAAGAGGGGAGTGCACTGAGCCACGTACGAAAAATAGTGAGTAAAGGGGCCGTGGAGCTTTGGGAGGGAGGACTCCTAGGCTGTGTTCCTCCCTTGTCAGCAGGACACCCAGGCCCCTGTAGTCACGATGTCTCTAGCAGTGCTGCCTGCTGCCCCTTCTCACTGGGCTCTGCAGCTGTGCCTTGGACAATGTGGGGATAGAAACCTTGGTGGTATGGGACAGGGTGAGCAGTCGGCCCTGTGTTTTATACATAATTGCAGAATTACAGCACATTTAATAGTATAGGCTCTGACCAGGTGGATTCTTAACTGTAGGTTAAGAACTGTAGGTTCatcgggcagtagtggcgcacgcctttaatcccagcacttgggaggcagaggcaggcggatttctgagtttgaggccagcctggtctacagagtgggctctaggacagccagggctacacagagaaaccctgtcttgaaaaaaacaaaacaaaacaaaaagaactttagGATCTGCTTTAGAGTATTAACAGTTGTAGAAAAACAACTTTCAATCTCTGATGGTTGAAAGGCCACAATatgtctctttggttttttttgtttgtttttgtttttaaatttcatgggTGTGTTTTGCaaatgtatccatccatccatccatccatccatccatccatccatcctttcatgtgtgtgagtctgtacactatgtatgtgtctggtgcctgtggagtcagaagagggcattgggatTCTGTGGAACTGAAGCTATAGCTGGCTGTGAGCtgcgatgtgggtgctgggaatcgaatcaggtcctctacaagaacaagtgctcctaaGCGCCGAGCCACCTCTCAGGCCTGCACTGTTGTGGATTTAGAAAGTATAAGAGGACTGATTTTCATACCCACTAgctttttcttctgtatttatgtCAGATAGGAAGAAGGggcttgaagagatggctcagcagttaagagcacttgctgctctaaaAGAAGACCTGAATTCTGTTCTCCGCATTTATGTAAGGCAGCTCACGACTCTTTGTATTCTAAACTCCAGTAGACCCGAGGCTTCTGACACCTGCACTCTCTTACTCGTGCACATACACAACTACAcgtaactaaaaataaaataacaccaaTCATTGTGATAAAGGAGGGAGGAATTTTGGTGGTAATAGTTACCCCATTTTATTACCTATTAGTTTATAGCTACACTATTAAGCCCGTCTTAGCTTAGCTTCCACACATGTGGCTGAAATAAGAGGTTTCTCCTGCCTGTCTTGCAGTTGGGGGTAGGGTGCAGAGAACATTGGATAACAGCAAGCCAAGCAGCCAGGCTTGGGAAGCTTGGCTTAGGTAGTATAAGGAGACCTTGCCCTGTCTCCATTTCTGACTTGGTTGCTTGGTCTCTTGcaggttgaaaaacattttagaGACGTGGAAAGCCAAAAGATACTGCAGCGTTCACAAGCCCAACAACCACAGAAGGAAGCTGCTCTGTCATCCTGAGTCCACAAACATGGAGGGCTCTTCCAGCATCCAGCCACAGAGATGGTGGTGGAGGCTTCAGTGGAGCAGGCCGGGGGAGGGAAGGGATCCTATATTTCTTGCTGACTCTTATTAGGGTCAGTGTTTCAAAAAAACCTAGACTTGAACAAACacccaacaaaaaagaacaagagaATAATTTAAAAGTTGAATCATTACTTGACTAACAGCCTTGGCCCACCATGACCTTTTCACAGTCTCTGCAGCAGGCATCTTGTTAGTTTTATTTCTGCAAATTCAAATTCCTTTTCACTTTGCCCTTCACCTGTGACTTTCCTTCCCTAGTCTATTTCTGCCATTCTGATTTTATAAGTGGATATACTTGCTTTCTGAATGATTGAAAGAAACTTTTACATCTTTTCTtccaaaataaaagtaacaagGTGACTGTGATTCTGAAGTTGAGACCAGAGCAGAAGACAGAGGTCTCACttggaatttttcattttttttctttgattttttttctttttcttttcttttttctttttttttttttctttttctctttctttctttctttcttttttttttttttttgcacagggCATGGCttgaattagttttatttttcttaactttaaatatatatatggaaatatatattaaaatgttctCTAAGTATTTTCTGCTTCTTGCAGGTCTCTTTTTACTAGATCATGGCCACTTCCCACCTCATCCCTCTGAAAACAAAAACGTGTTGTCCTTTCTACCACCCAGAGCCCGACGATTAACTTGACTTAGTTCACAGCGAGGATCTCCTGCAGCCCTGCAGAGCCAGTGTGCAGACGGGATTTGGCCTTGAGGGTCCGATGGCTTTCTGGTCTTTAACTATATGTACCTGTCTCCCATTCGGTCCCAGCCTCAggactccctctgcctctgtcttcatgGTACTAGAGAACTCTCAGCACTCTCCACCCGGAGTCAGCCGCCCCTCCCCCTGTGCCTCTGCAGGAAGAACTGGCTTGCCTGGCacatctcagctcctcctccttcaggACTGGACTCCATCTACCCAGTCTTTCTTAAGTCTATGTCCAGAGCCTCTAGCCCAGGAAAAAGCTTGAATAACCTCTAGTTTCTCTTCTGCCATCCTCTGGTCTTCTGCCCCCTCCTACCCCTGAAATCTTACAAGCTAATGACAGTTTGTATGCGCTCAGCCAATGGGCAGAAAACCTGGAAAGAATTTCTGGACTTTAGCCCACCAGGTTGCCTGGTTTGACTAACCTGCTGAGAGCCGAAACTGGTACTTGTTGCCCCTGCCTGCACCTCCAGGGTAGTCTCTTGGGGCAGAGTGCCACCACCTGAATATCAGGCACTGAGTGGGACATGGGTGATGCTCATGTGACTGGCTAGAGCTTTGGGAGTAGGGTGGGGCTAATTTTTTTGGCCATGatctcttttcccttccttttttttttttttaattaaataaatggatcaaaattaaataattcaaGCCCTGccttcaaaatggaaaaaaactttttttttttagtattgtttagcaaaaacaataaaacccaaaTTTTTTTAACCATCATTCATGTCTCAGGTTTGTGCGTACTTTAGCACCCCAAAAGAGGGGTCTGAAATGTACAGTCAGTGTGTCTACTGGGCTCAGCCTTTGTCTTTAGGttgcctgcttttctttttacCCACTTTTCTTACCCCCGAGAAGTCATCCAGAGGGGGCCAGGTAAGGTGTGTTATAAAGAGTGGCTAGGGTCAGAGCGATTGGTGCACAAGCCTGCTGACCCCAGTTTGTATCTTGGAATGCACACAGGGAGGAGACCCAGTTcctaaaagttgtcttctggcttccacatacaGACTGCGGGATGCATGATCATAAACACGCACACGTTTTAAAGGGGAAGGAACCCAGGGTTTCTAGGCGTGTGAGTGATTTGTAGAGCTCCATTCATTGCAGGTGAATTTATAGAACAGTTGAAAAGAGAACCTGTGCATCATTTGCTATTGGCAGATTCAAAGAGCAGCCTTTGATTTAATTCACTCAGAAATGTAGATCTTAGGGAAGAGACCATGTCATATCCAGAGAGTCCAACAAATACAGTTAAAGGTATGAAAGTAGTTGGACGTGGTTGTGTGAACTCGTGATTTCAGTGCTCACATGGCTGAAAAAGGATTGAGAGCTCAAGGTCACTCAGGGTTTGTATAGTGAGTTGTGTAGGAAGTTCTGTCTCTCAAAACAGAAAACACCTAAAAAACGGAATAGCGGCTTGACCATTGGATATACCTATCTTGGTCTTTTCCTGTAGATCTGTGCCTGAGAGAAGTGTCAATTGGTGCTCCTTGGTTTCTAAAGAGAGAACTTTAAGCCATTCCAGAGGCTGTGTTGGTGTGATTTGGGAGCCATAGGAGAAAGATTTAGAAGCATGCAGTTAGAATCAACTCCTTACTCTTCTGTTCTTTGTAATTAGAGAGCCTATCACCTACCCTAGACTATGGCCAGCTCTGAACATGGAAAATAGCCATCTAGAATTGGCATAAATGCCTAGATGTTCTTGATTTAAATACCTATGAAAAGGGCTTAGTCCTAGGATGTTTAAATTGAGAGATGAATGTAAATTCAATGCTTGCTAGGTACACAACTTCTATTTAGAATCAGGTATGGCAATGTATCACTAATCCAGCATTTGATAGGCTGTGGCacgatcatgagttcaagaccagcttgggatATATGACGAGACCCTACTGTAAAGAAGGGTGGGTGGtatcaaatgaacaaataaaacaactatttttattaaaaatctgctgggcagtggtggcgtatgcctttaatccgtgcacttgggaggcagaggcagacggatttctgagtttgaggccagcctggtctacagagtgagttccagcacagccaggattatacagagaaaccctgtcttgaaaaagtaaaaaagtaaaaacaaaaaacaaacaaacaaaaaaaccaactgtgtgttgggggctggagcaatggctcagtgggtaaaagcacagaggtcctgagttcaaatcctagcacccacatggttgctcacaaccatccatccatAAAAGAAgtctggctccctcttctggtgtgtcgagcacagctacagtgtactttaatgataatatgtgtgtgtgtgtgggggggggggcagggggctgTTCATGTTAAGTGCCACAGTCAGCCTGCGCAGATGCTGGGAACtacagtgtatgtgtgagttCATGTACACTACCTGTATGTGCATGTCTAAGCAGGCCAGGAAAGGATGTGAGATTCCCAGGAATTGGAGCTGATAACGATTATGAGCTACtgtatgtgggttctagggaccaAACCAGATGTGTGAGAAAAGTAAGCACTCCGACCTGCTAAATCATCCCTCCGCCCTGTAAGACGGGCATTTTAGGTGAGGCTAGTGAGTGATCTGTTAGGGCAAATATGGTTCAGGCAGGGTAGGGGGCTCAGATCCTCACCCTTCATCCCtcatggatttttcctttttctttgaagTCCCTGTGAAAAGAATTTGATTATTATCTGAAAAATAATGTGTGTTCCAGtgccgccccccaccccaccccaatgaATTCCATCCAGGCCAGTGACTTGTCCAGTGTCTCAGCTGCCTGTACTGCAGAAGTGGGGCAGTCCCCAAGCCTCGATGAGTCTCATGGGCCATACTGAACTATAAAGTTCCCAACTGACTCCCCGTGCACTGCTTTATTTGCTACGTTTGGAGTAGAGCTCAGAGCAGTTGCCCTGTAGGTTGAAAGGACTTTGAAGTATTCCAGAATGTGGTGCAGAGTGTGTCCAGGCagtctcactgtgtctctgtggcTTTGGGGCATTCATCTCCTCCACACGTGGATCTCCCACCGCTCTCTAATGTGCTAGTGTCTGCAGTACAGGGCTGCTGCTGAGTCTGCTGTTTGAGTCTGggcttctgatttgtttgtgtAAAGTTTGGAGACATACCAGCACCTTGACactttattaaagatttattaattttatgtacgTGAGTacgctgtagttgtcttcagacacgctAGAAAGgggtatcggatcccattacagatggttgtggttgctgagaattgaactcaggacctctgagctCTTGACACTTTATATGTTAATAGTTTttatagggttttgttttttggttttgtttggtttttccagacagggtttctctgtgtagccccgactgtcctggaactcgctctgtagaccaggctggctgggaactcagaaatccgcctgcctctgccccccaagtgctgggattaaaagtgtgtgccaccactgcccagctattttcattgttttgttttgtcgaaactgagtttctctgtgtagctctggcttgcCTGGACCTTGCTCCgtaggctgccctggaactcagagatccgcctgcttctctcttcctaagtactggggttaaaggtatgtgccaccatggcctgactttagttttaaataaataaatctttttatttataggACAGTGTATGTGTGCCTAATGAGACCTGAAGATGGTAACAGATCTGCAGCTGGAGGGGAGTTTGCGGTGTTtgtaagccaccctgtgggtgctgagcaCCGACTTGGGTTCTGAAAGAGGAACACACAGTCTTAAGCactcagccatctttccagtccccacattaacacttttttttttcattttgtgtgtgttgggggggggcacGTGGGGGTTAGAAGACAGCTTGCAGGAATTGATTCTCTGTTCCAcagtgtgggtcctggggctAGAACCCAGACCATCAGGCTTGGGAATGGCCACCTTAACATTCTGAGCCATATTGCTGGCTGCTCCTTAACactttaagaaatttttaaaatttgtccaCGTGGGTGTGTACCTGCCACTGTGCAGCTATGGAAGTTGGGGCACAAGTgtgttccagggatcaaattcagatcaGCAGGCTTGGTAGCGGCAGTCTACCTGCTGACCATCTGACCAGTCAGTCCTCTGGAACACTGCTGAAGCTAAGAAGGCATGTTTCAGAATATGTTCTTGGAGCAGGGGAAGTTTGTCTTCCCTACTGTACTGGCACTCCGGGTGCACACACAGGTCCATCGTCTTCCTTGGTACAGGAGTTCCTTGGTTAGGAAGAAATGACATAGTGGATGCTGTGGaggtagggaggcagaggcaggaga
Proteins encoded in this region:
- the Lsm12 gene encoding protein LSM12, which encodes MAAPPGEYFSVGSQVSCRTCQEQRLQGEVVAFDYQSKMLALKCPSSSGKPNHADILLINLQYVSEVEIINDRTETPPPLASLNVSKLASKARTEKEEKLSQAYAISAGVSLEGQQLFQTIHKTIKDCKWQEKNIVVMEEVVITPPYQVENCKGKEGSALSHVRKIVEKHFRDVESQKILQRSQAQQPQKEAALSS